The following proteins are co-located in the Rhodohalobacter sp. SW132 genome:
- a CDS encoding LutB/LldF family L-lactate oxidation iron-sulfur protein — MKKENRSSLPTFEQSAGHYLADTQLRKNIGHATQTIRKKRDDVTGELPDWEELRESGRQIKQQVMNNLDDYLLELEESVTAAGGVVHWAADADEANQIVTQLIREKQETEVVKVKSMTTDEIRLNEALQNAGITALETDLAELIVQLAGDESSHILVPAIHKNRSEIRDLFKEKLNIEHLSDEPADLAEAARLYLRKNFLKAKIGISGGNFAVAETGTVAVVESEGNGRMCTTLPDTLITVLGIEKIIPKWCDLEVFMQLLPRSSTAERMNPYNTFWTGTTDGDSPQEFHLVLLDNGRTKVLADETGRQTLHCIRCSACLNICPVYERTGGHAYHSIYPGPIGAILTPQLRGLDDSSAASLPYASSLCGACYEVCPVKINIPEVLTHLRGNIVEHNKKNGGIRFKMDSTHVGMRLMARAFRSRKRYERLQKIGQTGQKLFEKDGMISKLPGELSKWTDFRDLKPIPKQTFREWWRDRS; from the coding sequence GTGAAAAAGGAAAATCGATCCTCCCTTCCGACATTCGAACAGAGTGCCGGTCATTATCTGGCCGATACGCAGCTGCGAAAAAATATTGGTCATGCCACCCAAACGATTCGAAAAAAAAGGGATGACGTCACCGGGGAGCTGCCCGATTGGGAAGAGCTCCGTGAGTCGGGCCGGCAGATCAAGCAGCAGGTGATGAACAACCTGGATGATTACCTGCTTGAACTCGAAGAATCGGTAACAGCGGCGGGCGGAGTGGTTCACTGGGCCGCGGATGCCGATGAGGCAAACCAGATTGTTACGCAACTGATCCGTGAAAAACAGGAGACGGAAGTTGTGAAGGTGAAATCGATGACAACCGATGAGATCCGGCTGAATGAAGCACTGCAAAACGCCGGGATTACGGCTCTGGAAACCGATCTTGCCGAGCTTATTGTGCAGCTTGCCGGCGATGAATCATCGCATATCCTGGTGCCTGCCATTCATAAAAACCGGTCAGAGATCCGGGATCTTTTCAAAGAAAAACTGAATATTGAACATCTGAGTGATGAGCCGGCCGACCTTGCAGAAGCGGCACGCCTCTACCTGAGAAAGAATTTTTTAAAGGCAAAAATTGGCATCAGCGGCGGGAATTTTGCCGTTGCCGAAACCGGGACTGTGGCTGTTGTAGAATCAGAAGGAAACGGACGGATGTGCACCACCCTGCCGGACACGCTGATTACCGTTTTGGGGATAGAAAAAATCATCCCAAAATGGTGTGATCTTGAAGTATTTATGCAGCTTCTGCCCCGCTCCTCCACAGCGGAACGGATGAATCCCTACAACACATTCTGGACCGGCACAACCGATGGGGACAGTCCGCAGGAATTCCACCTGGTTTTGCTTGATAACGGCCGTACAAAAGTTTTGGCTGATGAAACCGGGCGGCAAACACTGCACTGTATCCGCTGCAGCGCCTGCCTGAATATTTGTCCCGTTTATGAACGAACCGGAGGCCATGCCTATCACAGCATTTATCCGGGTCCGATCGGCGCCATTCTCACTCCGCAGCTGCGCGGATTAGATGATTCATCTGCCGCCTCCCTCCCCTACGCCTCTTCGCTCTGCGGTGCCTGTTATGAGGTTTGCCCCGTGAAAATCAATATCCCTGAGGTACTGACACATCTTCGGGGCAACATTGTGGAGCACAATAAAAAAAATGGCGGCATCCGGTTCAAGATGGATTCAACTCACGTGGGTATGCGTTTGATGGCGCGGGCTTTCCGGAGCAGAAAACGATATGAACGGCTCCAAAAAATCGGGCAAACGGGTCAGAAACTATTTGAAAAAGATGGCATGATTTCAAAACTGCCGGGCGAACTTTCAAAATGGACAGACTTCCGGGATCTGAAACCGATCCCGAAACAGACGTTTCGTGAGTGGTGGAGGGATCGTTCATGA
- a CDS encoding (Fe-S)-binding protein, with translation MNVSLFLTCVNDTLFPGTGKAVVHLLERLGHTIDFNPEQTCCGQMHYNTGYRDETVPLVRRFVELYEDAEAVVVPSASCAGMIHEYYPKIAETTGDSALEKSVSELLPRVFELSGFLVDKLKIEDVGAYFPHRVTYHPTCHSLRVLHVGDAPLKLLKNVRGLEFAELPNALECCGFGGTFAIKNSDTSAAMVGDKIHHIKQTGAEICVAADNSCLMHIGGAMSRQRSGIRTVHLAEVLASTEEKPGGKQ, from the coding sequence ATGAATGTCTCGCTCTTTCTTACCTGTGTGAATGATACGCTTTTTCCGGGTACCGGCAAGGCTGTGGTTCATCTGCTTGAGAGACTTGGCCATACGATAGATTTCAACCCGGAACAGACATGCTGCGGCCAGATGCATTACAACACCGGCTATCGTGATGAAACTGTACCGCTGGTTCGGCGTTTTGTTGAACTGTATGAAGATGCCGAAGCGGTGGTGGTGCCGTCGGCTTCCTGCGCCGGAATGATTCATGAATATTATCCCAAAATTGCGGAAACCACCGGTGATTCAGCGCTTGAAAAAAGTGTGTCAGAATTACTGCCAAGAGTATTTGAACTGTCCGGTTTTTTGGTAGACAAACTCAAAATTGAAGATGTGGGAGCCTATTTCCCGCACCGCGTTACCTATCACCCGACCTGCCACTCCCTGCGTGTGCTTCACGTGGGGGATGCCCCGCTGAAACTGCTGAAAAATGTACGGGGACTGGAGTTTGCTGAGCTGCCGAATGCCCTGGAGTGCTGCGGCTTCGGCGGAACTTTCGCAATCAAAAACAGCGATACATCAGCAGCCATGGTGGGAGACAAAATTCATCACATCAAACAGACCGGTGCTGAAATCTGCGTTGCGGCAGATAATTCCTGCCTGATGCATATCGGCGGAGCGATGAGCCGGCAGCGAAGCGGCATCCGAACGGTTCATCTTGCTGAAGTTTTGGCCTCAACCGAAGAGAAGCCGGGAGGAAAACAGTGA
- a CDS encoding FGGY-family carbohydrate kinase, whose protein sequence is MSSSIPVTAIFDIGKTNKKFLLFDDRFNIVYSRKNNLDETTDNDGFPCEDIEQLNKWIQEVTKEVAHQNKYVIRQLNVSAYGATLVHLDKNGDPTAPMENYLKPYPEELKEQFYDTYGGRNQFSTETASPPMGMLNSGLQLYRIKHENPELLKSINATLHLPQYISYLFTGRKTADLTSIGCHTGMWNYRKNTYHPWLKKEKLQHLLPDPELPKKTTNGHFESHHFETGIGIHDSSAALVPYLIGLDEPFIQLSTGTWSIAMNPFTQTELTYDDLERDCLQYLNIYGEPVKASRLLLGAEYSHQLEKISAYFNKNRKTPGNHADPTLLKKLINNPDPDRKLILEKAGETGPHPHTGRGTWNLDVFNTFREACHQLMLDLVSIQTDAIRLAEGETTAKQIIVTGGFANNSFFCRLLATHFPDKKIYTASTSYASALGAALVMNIDTLKPGWVKDLLGLNLVDPIDGVPVGDYAWNESHNQTL, encoded by the coding sequence ATGTCATCATCCATACCTGTTACAGCCATTTTTGACATCGGGAAAACCAATAAAAAATTCCTGCTGTTCGACGACCGTTTTAACATCGTCTATAGCAGAAAAAATAATCTTGATGAGACGACTGACAACGACGGCTTCCCATGTGAAGATATTGAACAGTTAAACAAGTGGATTCAAGAGGTCACCAAAGAAGTGGCCCATCAAAACAAATATGTAATTCGTCAGCTGAATGTGTCGGCTTACGGCGCCACTCTTGTTCACCTTGACAAAAACGGGGACCCGACTGCACCGATGGAAAACTATCTGAAGCCATATCCTGAAGAGCTGAAAGAACAATTCTATGATACGTATGGCGGCAGGAATCAATTTTCTACAGAAACCGCATCCCCCCCAATGGGAATGCTCAATTCGGGCTTGCAGCTCTACCGGATCAAACATGAAAACCCGGAATTACTAAAATCGATCAACGCTACGCTTCATCTTCCCCAGTATATCAGCTATCTTTTTACCGGCAGAAAAACCGCTGATCTTACAAGTATTGGCTGCCATACCGGAATGTGGAACTACCGGAAAAACACCTATCATCCCTGGTTGAAAAAGGAAAAATTACAGCATTTACTGCCCGACCCTGAACTTCCAAAAAAAACCACCAATGGCCATTTTGAAAGTCATCATTTTGAAACCGGCATTGGAATTCACGACAGTTCAGCCGCGCTCGTTCCGTATCTTATCGGGCTTGATGAACCCTTTATTCAGCTCTCAACCGGCACATGGAGTATTGCCATGAACCCGTTCACTCAAACAGAGCTGACTTATGATGATCTTGAAAGGGATTGCCTTCAGTATCTGAATATATACGGTGAACCGGTGAAGGCGTCCCGGCTGCTGCTTGGTGCGGAATATTCACATCAGCTTGAAAAAATCTCGGCTTACTTTAATAAAAACAGGAAAACTCCGGGAAATCATGCCGATCCAACTCTACTGAAAAAACTAATCAACAATCCTGATCCCGACCGGAAACTTATCCTCGAAAAAGCGGGCGAAACCGGCCCGCATCCACACACCGGCAGGGGAACGTGGAATCTTGACGTTTTTAACACGTTCAGGGAAGCGTGCCATCAACTTATGCTCGACCTGGTATCTATACAGACAGACGCCATACGGCTTGCCGAGGGAGAAACCACAGCCAAACAAATTATTGTTACCGGAGGTTTTGCAAATAACTCTTTTTTCTGCAGATTACTGGCAACTCATTTCCCGGATAAAAAAATATATACTGCATCCACATCCTATGCATCGGCGCTGGGAGCGGCCCTGGTGATGAATATCGATACCTTAAAGCCCGGGTGGGTAAAAGATCTGCTCGGCCTGAATCTTGTGGATCCGATAGACGGAGTGCCGGTTGGGGATTATGCCTGGAATGAGTCTCACAATCAAACCTTATAA